Proteins found in one Paenibacillus wynnii genomic segment:
- the uraA gene encoding uracil permease: MQREIQVNERLPWAPGFLLSLQHLFAMFGSTVLVPNLFGVDPGMILLMNGIGTLLYIWICRGKIPAYLGSSFAFISPVLSVLSKHADDPQKGYSLALGAFIITGVIFVLVALIIRYAGTGWIDVVFPPAVMGAIVATIGLELVPVAARMAGLIAPEGATDWTPDGSMITISMVTLGVTVIGAVLFRGFPKIIHILIGIVTGYGLAYIMQKVDTAAISSANFFATPTITTPSFSWNAILTIIPVSLVVIVEHIGHLLVTSNIVGKDLAKDPGLDRSLMGNGISTIISGFVGSTPNTTYGENIGVMALTKVYSVFVIGGAAIIAILLSFSGTFASVIANIPMPVMGGVSLLLFGVIAASGLRIFVEQKVDFSKATNMILATLVLVVGISGTTLTVGGVQLKGMALATIVGMLLSILFKLIEVLGLSNEDNSNNNEKSVH, translated from the coding sequence TTGCAACGCGAAATTCAAGTTAACGAAAGACTCCCCTGGGCTCCGGGCTTTTTACTGAGCCTACAGCATTTGTTCGCCATGTTCGGAAGTACAGTACTGGTACCTAACCTGTTCGGTGTGGATCCAGGTATGATTTTGCTGATGAACGGTATCGGGACACTGCTTTACATTTGGATCTGCCGAGGCAAAATACCTGCCTATCTCGGTTCCAGCTTCGCTTTCATTTCCCCTGTACTGTCTGTTCTTTCCAAGCATGCCGATGACCCGCAAAAGGGATATTCACTTGCATTGGGTGCTTTTATTATTACAGGTGTCATCTTTGTACTGGTAGCGTTAATTATACGTTATGCAGGCACTGGCTGGATTGACGTTGTTTTTCCTCCGGCAGTTATGGGTGCTATCGTTGCCACTATCGGGCTTGAACTGGTTCCGGTTGCAGCGCGTATGGCAGGATTGATTGCTCCCGAGGGTGCAACGGATTGGACCCCGGACGGAAGTATGATCACAATCTCTATGGTTACTCTAGGCGTTACGGTTATTGGTGCGGTTCTCTTCCGCGGGTTTCCAAAGATCATCCACATTCTCATTGGTATCGTCACCGGTTATGGCTTAGCTTATATCATGCAAAAGGTTGATACGGCTGCTATTTCAAGTGCAAATTTCTTTGCCACCCCGACGATCACTACCCCTTCCTTCAGTTGGAATGCAATTCTGACGATTATCCCTGTATCCCTTGTCGTTATAGTTGAACACATCGGGCATTTACTTGTAACGAGCAATATCGTAGGAAAAGATTTGGCTAAAGATCCCGGGCTGGATCGCTCACTGATGGGTAACGGTATTTCTACCATTATTTCCGGATTTGTGGGTTCCACACCTAATACAACCTACGGAGAAAACATTGGTGTTATGGCTTTAACCAAAGTATATTCAGTATTCGTTATTGGCGGTGCAGCTATAATCGCGATTCTGTTGTCTTTCTCAGGCACCTTCGCTTCTGTAATTGCTAATATTCCTATGCCGGTTATGGGTGGAGTATCCCTACTACTGTTCGGCGTAATCGCTGCATCCGGTCTGCGGATTTTCGTGGAGCAAAAGGTTGACTTCTCAAAAGCAACGAACATGATCCTAGCTACATTGGTGCTCGTTGTGGGCATAAGCGGGACAACCCTCACTGTCGGTGGTGTTCAATTGAAAGGTATGGCGCTCGCTACAATCGTAGGTATGCTTCTATCCATCTTGTTCAAGCTTATTGAAGTGCTTGGCTTGTCCAACGAAGATAACAGCAATAACAACGAAAAATCAGTACATTAA
- a CDS encoding adenine phosphoribosyltransferase has translation MDLKDSIRVIPDFPQPGISFKDITTLLKDGEMYRRAINELKDLVAHMKIDVIAGPEARGFVIGAPLAYALGVGFVPIRKSGKLPYETIEVGYDLEYGNDRLAVHTDAIKPGQNVLIADDLLATGGTISTSVSLVEQLGGKVVGAAFLIELVQLAGRNKLPEVEIVSLLTYED, from the coding sequence TTGGATTTAAAAGACAGTATTCGAGTAATCCCTGATTTTCCGCAGCCGGGGATCAGCTTCAAAGACATTACTACATTGCTTAAAGACGGGGAAATGTACCGCCGGGCAATCAATGAACTTAAAGACCTTGTGGCTCATATGAAGATTGACGTTATCGCAGGTCCGGAAGCGCGCGGCTTTGTTATCGGTGCCCCTCTGGCCTATGCTCTGGGAGTAGGTTTTGTACCTATTCGTAAAAGCGGCAAACTCCCTTATGAGACCATTGAGGTTGGGTATGACCTTGAATACGGAAATGACCGTCTTGCAGTTCACACGGATGCGATCAAGCCTGGACAAAATGTACTTATCGCAGATGATCTCCTGGCCACAGGCGGTACCATTTCTACCTCCGTTAGCCTTGTGGAACAACTGGGTGGCAAAGTGGTTGGAGCCGCCTTCCTAATTGAACTGGTGCAACTGGCCGGACGTAACAAGCTTCCTGAAGTGGAAATTGTGTCCCTTCTTACTTACGAAGACTAA